The genomic window ACAATCCACTTAACTATTCCAATCTTGATGATACCTATGCTCACAGCGGCACCTACTCGGCACTTCTCCGTGAGAGAGATGATGACAGCGACGAGATGGTATTCTACTCTGAGCCTGTTGCTGCTGATCCGGGAGACTGGTACGAGGTTAGTGTGTGGGCCAAATGGGACAGCGTCAACACCAATGCAGACTACGCTCCCAGCAATATAGTTCCCGAAAATATTTCAGATCGTCTCGGCATGTGTTTCTTCTTCCACAAGACTTCTCTTAAAGGGAATTGGGATCTTACAGGCGGAGATCAGTTCTTCTACTTTGATCAGCGTGATTCAACATCAGACGGCTGGGTGCAGTACCGTGTTGTTGCACAGGCTCCTGATGATGCAGTAGGACTTTCATGCCGTGCACGTTTTAATCCCTTCCCTGAAGGATACTGCTGGTACGATGATTTCTCTATCAGAAAAGTAAAGGTTGTTGATACCACATCTCCTGTAGAGGATTTGAACCGAGGGAGAAACCAGGTTCCTGAAAAGTTTAACCTTGGCCAGAACTATCCTAATCCGTTCAATCCTACAACTAAAATCGGATATATGATCCAAAAATCCGGTATGGTTGAATTGACTGTTTACAACATCATGGGAAAGAAGGTAAGGACTCTGGTAAATAATATTCAAAGTGCGGGATCCTACCTTATTCAGTGGGATGGATGTGACGATAACGGTAATATTGTTAATTCAGGCGTATATTTTTATCAGCTTCGCACTGAAAATAACACTATTACAAAACGTATGACATTTATGAAATAACACTATTTGCCGGGGCAGTTTTGATGGACTGCCCCGGTCTTTTTTCCAATATTACATTCCACAAGGGATGCAAGAAAAGGAAAAGGCTATGCGTCTAATGAACAGGTTTTTTATATTAAAAATTTTCATCTTTTTTATCGGGATGAGAACGTTGTTATTGTTCGGCGGGATAACCGGTAAAATTGCCGGAAAGGTTGTTGACAGTACTACCGGAAATCCTCTAATCGGTACAAACGTGGTTGTTACAGGTACAAACTACGGTTCAGCAACTGATGTGAACGGTAATTACAACATACTGGGACTTCCTCCGGGTGTCTATTCCGTGCGCGCTATGATGATGGGATACGGAACAGTGGAAGTGGGACAAATCCATGTTTCTGTGGATAAAACATCCCGGGTGAATTTTAAACTGAAACCCGCAGTGATGTCAGGCAAGGCTGTGTCTATTGTTGCTGAAAGGCCTATTGTTCAGAGAGATTTAACGTCAACTGAAGCAGTAGTAGGGTCAGATGCTATCAGCAAACTGCCGGTTGACCGGGTAGGTGATGTAATCAATCTGCAGGCAGGTGTAGTGAACGGGCATATGCGCGGCGGCAGAGCAGGTGAAGTCATGTATATGATTGACGGTATACCTGTCAATGATGTATACTCAGGCGAATCTGCCATTGAAGTTGAAAATAATGCAGTTGCCGAACTTCAGGTTATAAGCGGCACTTTTAATGCTGAGTACGGACAGGCTATGTCCGGTGTAGTTAATATTGTGACCAAAGAGGGGAAAGATAAATACAGCGGTGAGTTTTCTTCCTACTTTGGGAATTATGTCAGCACGCATTCTAAAATATTTTATAATATTAATAACGTTAACCCTACAGTTAATGTCCAGGGAAATATCAGCGGGCCTGTGCCGTTTTTGAATAAGAGGGTTAAGTTCTTTATTTCGGGAAGATATTTTGATACGGACGGTTATATTTACGGAAGAAGAGTTTTTGTTCCGTTGGATCATTCCGACTGGACTGCAGATGATCCGAAAAAGTGGGATGTTATGGCTCAGGGCCGTAGTTGTTCATTTACCGAATCCCTTGCAGATTCCCTGATTAATAATGCAGAAGCAGTTCCTATGAATTCAAGACAGCGGATCACCCTGCAATCAAAAATTACATTCAAGCTTACAAATAAGGATAATATAAATTACGAATATTTTCTTCAGAGAAATGATTTTTCCGAGTATCAGCACAACTTTTTTCTGAATCCTGACGGAAATTATAAGAGAAAAAAAAGAGGTTACAATCACAGGCTGGGATGGACACATGTCTTCAGCAGCAATACATTTATGAACCTGCGTTTCAGTAATTTTAACAATAAATACAGTCAGTATGTTTTGGAAGACCCGTATGATAAAAACTACGTAAGCATTCAGCGGCTTCAGGATACAGGTGCCAATGCATTTTGTTCAGGTGGAATGGAGCTGTGGCAGTTTTTACGCAGTACAACCACTTCTTTGGTTAAAATGGATATTACCAGCCAGGTTACAAATACACATCAATTCAAGCTGGGGCTTGAAGCACGCAGGCATGAGCTGTGGCTCCATGAATTCATGGTAGTAACAGAGCTGCCTGACCGGATTCCGCCTATTACAACGTTTTCCAATAATGAGTACACACATCATCCTGTTGAATACTCAGCTTACATTCAGGATAAGATGGAGTACAGTGATATTATTGTAAATGCAGGACTGCGTTATGACTGGTTCGATCCTGACGGCGAGGTGCCGGTTGATTTTAC from bacterium includes these protein-coding regions:
- a CDS encoding T9SS type A sorting domain-containing protein — translated: NPLNYSNLDDTYAHSGTYSALLRERDDDSDEMVFYSEPVAADPGDWYEVSVWAKWDSVNTNADYAPSNIVPENISDRLGMCFFFHKTSLKGNWDLTGGDQFFYFDQRDSTSDGWVQYRVVAQAPDDAVGLSCRARFNPFPEGYCWYDDFSIRKVKVVDTTSPVEDLNRGRNQVPEKFNLGQNYPNPFNPTTKIGYMIQKSGMVELTVYNIMGKKVRTLVNNIQSAGSYLIQWDGCDDNGNIVNSGVYFYQLRTENNTITKRMTFMK
- a CDS encoding TonB-dependent receptor, with translation MRLMNRFFILKIFIFFIGMRTLLLFGGITGKIAGKVVDSTTGNPLIGTNVVVTGTNYGSATDVNGNYNILGLPPGVYSVRAMMMGYGTVEVGQIHVSVDKTSRVNFKLKPAVMSGKAVSIVAERPIVQRDLTSTEAVVGSDAISKLPVDRVGDVINLQAGVVNGHMRGGRAGEVMYMIDGIPVNDVYSGESAIEVENNAVAELQVISGTFNAEYGQAMSGVVNIVTKEGKDKYSGEFSSYFGNYVSTHSKIFYNINNVNPTVNVQGNISGPVPFLNKRVKFFISGRYFDTDGYIYGRRVFVPLDHSDWTADDPKKWDVMAQGRSCSFTESLADSLINNAEAVPMNSRQRITLQSKITFKLTNKDNINYEYFLQRNDFSEYQHNFFLNPDGNYKRKKRGYNHRLGWTHVFSSNTFMNLRFSNFNNKYSQYVLEDPYDKNYVSIQRLQDTGANAFCSGGMELWQFLRSTTTSLVKMDITSQVTNTHQFKLGLEARRHELWLHEFMVVTELPDRIPPITTFSNNEYTHHPVEYSAYIQDKMEYSDIIVNAGLRYDWFDPDGEVPVDFTDPGDSKKVKVQARSQLSPRVGIAYPLSDRGAIHISYGHFFQIPNFDYLYTNPEFDIYPLQSIASPPPQSQLNTVGNADLRPQKTVIYEIGLQQQLAGDLGLDLTAYYKDIRNLLGTEVYMTNEGYRYGRYINRDYANVKGITVALEKRPAMGIAATIDYTFQIARGNASDPNSAFLDQQTDPPKQTEKKMVPLSWDRRHQINLTLSMGTQSGYNVSIIGRLGTGLPYTPSHQNYQTGVENSARKPTVYNVDLYAYKDFKAGALYMTLFMRAYNLFDRLNEDNVFSDTGRAGYSLAPLYAGGLRPRGLNSLNDFYIRPDFYSRPREVNIGVKFKF